GCACAGATTGAGCAATATCATTCTAATAATCAACTTGGAAGAAACAAATATAGACCAAACTTCAAAGAGGACAATATCTTTTTTTCACTTTTATTCCTCACTCTACCTTTATATCCTCGTGGCTATTCGTGAAGATCACACCGATTTATCTTATCACTTGTTAAACTCTAGAAAAACCTTTCCAGGACGTTTTCTATAAAGTACCTACATATTTGTTAAGGTTACACACGTTGTGAGCATCAGAAGAAAAATTGGCAATCATATTACTATGCTGTGGGGGGAAATAGTAAAATCCTTCGCGTATCGGTCATCTTAATTTAATGCAGCTTCTTTTTGAATCATTATTTTTCTGAAAACACGCGTTATAATATCTCTATGAAAGGTATAATACTTGCAGGTGGTTCTGGAACGCGTTTATATCCAATTACTCTGGCAGTAAGCAAACAATTACTGCCCGTTTATGACAAGCCAATGATCTATTATCCTCTTTCTACACTGATGCTCGCAGGAATAAGAGAAATCCTCATTATTACAAACCCCGAATATGTCAATCTGTACAAGAGGCTATTTGACGACGGATCACATTTAGGCCTCAGAATTTCTTACTCAATACAAGAGAAACCACGTGGAATTGCTGATGCATTTATAGTAGGAGAGGAATTCATAAAGGGAGATAAATGTGCTCTCATACTTGGCGACAATATATTTTATGGTCGAGGCTTTGGGCAAATCCTGAAAGAAGCTGCTACACTTGAAAAAGGTGCAGTGATTTTTGGCTATCCTGTGAAAGACCCAAGGAGTTATGGGGTCATCGAGCTTGATAGGGAAAATAGGCCTGTATCCATCGAAGAAAAGCCTAAAAAACCGAAATCTAACCTTGCAATTCCAGGTCTTTATTTCTACGATGAGAAGGTTGTAGAGTTTGCTAAGAATCTGAAGCCTTCATGGCGCGGGGAGTTAGAAATTACAGACATAAACAGGCAATATTTACTCTTAAATGAACTTAAAGTGTACGTTCTTGGTCGTGGCTTTGCATGGCTTGATATGGGAACATATGACGGGCTTATTGATGCCTCAAATTTTGTCAAGACCATTCAAGATAGACAAGGTTTCTATATTGCATGTATCGAAGAGGTCGCTTACAGAATGGGCTACATAAGCAGAGAACAACTTTTAAATTTAGCAAAAAAATTCAACACAGATTATGGCAAATATCTAAAGAGCATAGCAGAAGAGCCTCTATTTGAGGAATAAGTTCGCTAAAACATTGGATTTAACAAACTTTCTGCTGTATAATTCATTAATAACTATAATAGGAGGGAAAAATGAAAAAAAATATTCATCCAACATATTATAAAGACGCTGTAATAAGGTGTGCATGTGGAAACGAGATTATCACAGGTTCAACGGTAAAAGAGATTAAAGTGGAAATCTGTTCTAAATGCCATCCCTTTTATACAGGACAGGCAAGAAAGGCAGTGACCACAGACTTTACCGGCCAGATCGAGAAGTTCCAGAAAAAATACGGAGAAAAAAGGTCATGAAGAAGATCACCGGGCTTGCTTTTATTTTGTTTCTAACTTTTTCTTCTTGTGCTGTAAGGAAAACAGCTGAAGGTGAGAGAGTTATTACTATTGAACCTACCACAAAAGCTGATACCATTAAACCGGTTGTTGTCGACACTGCTATAAAGGTAACTCCCGGGCCAATTGTCACTCAGAAGCCCGTTAAGTTAGCACAGGGCTGGCGTGTTCAGATATTTGCTTTTGCTGACAGGTCCAAAGCCGAACTGGCTTATCAAGATGCAAAACTAAGACTCAACGTACCTGTTTACTTAGAATATATTCCAGGGATTGACAATGTGCCTTATAAAATAAGGGTAGGAAACTTCCTAACCCGTGAGGAAGCTGAAAGATTTAGAGATTTCCTTAGGGAGAATGGTTATCCTGATGCCTTTTTAGTAGAAACACAAATTGAGCTACCGTAAAATTTTCATTGCGACCAACAACCCTAATAAATTAGAAGAGTTTTCGGATTTTTTTAATAGACACGGCGTGAGCTTAAGTTTTGTTCCATCTCCCCTTGAGTTGAAAGACGTGGAAGATGGTCTTACCCTTGAAGAGAATGCCTTTAAAAAGGCAAGACATCTTTACGAGGCAGGATTTCACCCGGTTTTTTCTGACGATACAGGACTTTTCTTGCCTTTCTTAGACGGGATTCCCGGAATACGATCATCAAGATTTGCAGGAACATCAGCTACATACGAAGAAAACAGAAAAAAACTCATTGAAATTGTCAGACGCTTTCCCTTTGAAAAGCGATTTGCATATTTTAAGACAGTTATTTGCTATATAAATTCCTCTGGTGAAGTTCACTACTTTACTGGCCTCGTTGAAGGTTACATACTTACAGAAGAAAGAGGTGAAAACAAATTTGGGTATGACCCTATTTTTTTGTACCCAAAACTCGGAAGGACCTTTGGTGAATTAACTCTTGCTTTGAAAAACAAAATTTCTCACCGAGCCGTTGCACTTATGGGGTTTGTTGGTTTTTTGAAAAATGAAAGCCTTTCTTTTTGATCGTGATGGAACTTTAATAGTAAACAAGCATTATCTTTCTACTCCAATGGGGATAAGATTCTTGCCCTGTGCTTTTGATACTTTAAGGTTCCTGCTTTCAAAGGGGTACAGACTGTTTATTATAACCAATCAGTCTGGAACAAAAAGAGGCTATTATTCAAGAAATAGAATAGAAGAAATTCATCGTGAACTCTTAATGAGACTAAAAACCGAGAAAATTCATATTTCTGAAATTTTCTATTGTGATCACCATCCCAACGAGCACTGTAACTGCCGCAAGCCGGGGAGCTATTTCTTGAAAGTACTGCTAAGAAAATACGAAATGGAGCCTTCAAATTCTTATTTCGTTGGTGACCGTCGTGAAGATTTGGAATTAGGAAAAAAGTTAGGACTTAAAACAATCTTGATAAAAACTCCAATTAATCAAGAGTTTTCCTATCTTGCTGATTATGTAATTGACAACCTCTGTGATATTTTCAAAATCTTAAATGAATAACCCTCGACAAATAGCTGTTGAAATAGTAAAACGTTTTATTGAAAACAATGCCTGGGTCACACCGCTTATAAGGTCCTATTATAAGACTTTAAAAGACACCAGAGATTCCGAATTAATGACGGAGCTTGTTTACGGCACTGTGAAAAATTACATAAAATTGTGCAAGGTTGCAAACACTTATCTTGTCCAATCAAATTTAAATTCCTTTAATGCGGTTCAACAGGCTTTAATCCTTGTTTCTATCTATGAACTCCTATTTCTTTCGAAGATACCAGAATACGCTACAATTCATAGTTACGTTGAAATTACTAAAAAAATAACAAACACGAGGTTTTCAAAACTTCTCAATGCGCTTTTGAGAAATATCCAGCGGAATGCGAAAAAGATAGAGTTTGAGCCTCATGAGGAGTTTTCGATAAGCAAAGAACTTTACAACTACCTGAGTCGAAAACTCCATCCCGAATTTTTAAAAAAAGTACTGAATCACTCCCTTCAAACCCACAAAGTTTACATCCGCTGTGACAGTCTGATTAACAACGAGGCTATAAGTTCAATTTCTGCATCTAATTGTGGACTTGAAAATGTTCTATTTCCAGAAACTTTTTTAGTTAAAAATGTTACTGCCTTAGCACAATGTCAAGAGTGTGAAAATCCAATTTTTCAGGACCTTTCCACACAAATTGCCCAGCACCTAATCCCATATGTTCCACGTGGAACATACTTGGATTTAACTTCTGCTCCTTGCTTGAAATCATCGTATCTATCAAAACGATATCCAGACGTT
The genomic region above belongs to bacterium and contains:
- the rfbA gene encoding glucose-1-phosphate thymidylyltransferase RfbA — encoded protein: MKGIILAGGSGTRLYPITLAVSKQLLPVYDKPMIYYPLSTLMLAGIREILIITNPEYVNLYKRLFDDGSHLGLRISYSIQEKPRGIADAFIVGEEFIKGDKCALILGDNIFYGRGFGQILKEAATLEKGAVIFGYPVKDPRSYGVIELDRENRPVSIEEKPKKPKSNLAIPGLYFYDEKVVEFAKNLKPSWRGELEITDINRQYLLLNELKVYVLGRGFAWLDMGTYDGLIDASNFVKTIQDRQGFYIACIEEVAYRMGYISREQLLNLAKKFNTDYGKYLKSIAEEPLFEE
- the rpmE gene encoding 50S ribosomal protein L31: MKKNIHPTYYKDAVIRCACGNEIITGSTVKEIKVEICSKCHPFYTGQARKAVTTDFTGQIEKFQKKYGEKRS
- a CDS encoding SPOR domain-containing protein is translated as MKKITGLAFILFLTFSSCAVRKTAEGERVITIEPTTKADTIKPVVVDTAIKVTPGPIVTQKPVKLAQGWRVQIFAFADRSKAELAYQDAKLRLNVPVYLEYIPGIDNVPYKIRVGNFLTREEAERFRDFLRENGYPDAFLVETQIELP
- the rdgB gene encoding RdgB/HAM1 family non-canonical purine NTP pyrophosphatase codes for the protein MSYRKIFIATNNPNKLEEFSDFFNRHGVSLSFVPSPLELKDVEDGLTLEENAFKKARHLYEAGFHPVFSDDTGLFLPFLDGIPGIRSSRFAGTSATYEENRKKLIEIVRRFPFEKRFAYFKTVICYINSSGEVHYFTGLVEGYILTEERGENKFGYDPIFLYPKLGRTFGELTLALKNKISHRAVALMGFVGFLKNESLSF
- a CDS encoding HAD family hydrolase → MKAFLFDRDGTLIVNKHYLSTPMGIRFLPCAFDTLRFLLSKGYRLFIITNQSGTKRGYYSRNRIEEIHRELLMRLKTEKIHISEIFYCDHHPNEHCNCRKPGSYFLKVLLRKYEMEPSNSYFVGDRREDLELGKKLGLKTILIKTPINQEFSYLADYVIDNLCDIFKILNE
- a CDS encoding transcription antitermination factor NusB → MNNPRQIAVEIVKRFIENNAWVTPLIRSYYKTLKDTRDSELMTELVYGTVKNYIKLCKVANTYLVQSNLNSFNAVQQALILVSIYELLFLSKIPEYATIHSYVEITKKITNTRFSKLLNALLRNIQRNAKKIEFEPHEEFSISKELYNYLSRKLHPEFLKKVLNHSLQTHKVYIRCDSLINNEAISSISASNCGLENVLFPETFLVKNVTALAQCQECENPIFQDLSTQIAQHLIPYVPRGTYLDLTSAPCLKSSYLSKRYPDVFIISNDINLKKLRRAKENFTLQNHFFVCSDAAVKTTFKNTFDVVILDPPCSGLGTLRRKPEIKTRMGVKKIETLKELQRKLLNTAAHLVSRNGYLCYMTCTVNPEENEELIKDFLKHRKDFIIETIKMKGIEFWEKKYGIYIDGSKYDCDFFFFVTLRRVGQ